AGCCTGTTCGCCGGCGGGAAGCGGATACGGCCGATCCTGTGCATTGCCGCGGCCGAGGCTCTCGGGGGACGGATCGACGCGGTTCTTCCCGCCGCCTGCGCCCTTGAAATGATCCATACCTATTCGCTTATTCATGATGACCTTCCCGCCATGGACGACGACGCGCTCAGGCGAGGGAAACCGACCAACCACATGGTCTATGGTGAGGGGATCGCCGTTCTGGCGGGAGACGCCCTGCTGACGGACGCCTTCAGACTTATTGCCGACGAGGGGGCCGTCTCTGGAGCCGATCCCGGGGACCTGCTGTCGGTCATCAACGAGATTGCCCGCGCTGCGGGGTATTTCGGAATGATCGGAGGACAGGCCGTTGACCTGGACTCGGAAGGCAAGGGTGTTGATTATGAAACACTGCAGTATATTCACCGGCACAAGACGGCCGCCCTGATAACGGTGTCCTTGAGGGCGGGAGGCATCCTTGCCGGGGGCACGCCGCGGAAGCTGTCGGCATTGACGGCCTACGGTGAGAACATCGGCCTGCTGTTCCAGATAGTCGACGATATTCTCAACGTGGAGGGCGATGCCGTCCTCATGGGGAAGGAGACCGGTTCAGACAGGAAGCGGGGAAAAGCGACCTACCCATCGATCGTGGGTATGGAGCCCGCCCGCCGAAAAGCGGCTGAACTCGTGGTGAGCGCCCTGGCAAGCCTCACATCCTTTGACGATCGTGCTGAACCGCTGCGCCTGATCGCGCGGCACATGATGGAACGAAAAACATAAAGGCGGAGTGGCGGCTAGCGGAAACACTCCGCCCCGGAAGGATCTGTTCGGTGACCGAAAAAACCTTCTCGATTCTCGAAAAAATTGAGACACCTGAAGATATCAGAAAACTCAAGATCGAAGATATCGCCTTTCTGGCGGAAGACATCAGGCGCCTCATAATAGGCACGGTTGCCTCCAACGGAGGTCACCTGGCCCCGTCGCTGGGAGCTGTGGAACTGACGCTGGCCCTGCACTATGTCTTTGATACGCCGAAGGACAGGATAATCTGGGATGTGGGACACCAATCGTATGCCCACAAGATCATAACGGGACGAAAAAATGAATTTTCCACACTCAGGAAACTGGGAGGGATCGCTCCATTCCCGAAGCGGGACGAAAGCCCCTACGATGTCTTCGGAGTGGGTCACAGCAGCACGTCGATCTCGGCCGGATCGGGCATCGTCGAGGCACGCGGTCTCACGGGAAAGGATTTCAAGGTGGTGTGCGTCATCGGTGACGGCTCCATGACGGCAGGGCTTGCCTTTGAAGGACTGAACTGGGCCGGTGACCGCGAACAGGATCTGATCATAGTACTTAACGACAACGAGATGTCAATTTCCCCGAACGTGGGCGCCCTTTCATCCTATCTCAACAGGATAATGACAGGCCAGCACGTGGTGAAACTGAGGGCGGGCATCCTGAGTTTCCTGAAAACAATCCCCGGCATCGGAGAGCAGATGGTCAGGATAACGAAGCAGGCCGAGGAATCTCTGAAAGCTTTCATCGTTCCGGGCGTGCTCTTTGAAGAAATGGGATTCCAGTACGTAGGTCCCCTGGAGGGACATCGGGTGGATCACCTGATAAAAAATTTCGTCAACATCAAGACCCTGAAAGGTCCCGTGTTGGTTCACGTTGTCACCAGAAAAGGCAAGGGATATGCCCCCGCCGAGGCTGAACCGTCCCGTTTTCATGGAGTGGGACCCTTCGATGTTGCCACCGGAGAGCCGTTGCCCGGCCCCTCCGGTCCACCGGCATATACGGATATCTTCGGCCGGACCATGGTCAGACTTGCCCGTGAGAATCCGAAGATCGTGGCCATTACGGCGGCAATGAGTCAGGGGACGGGACTTGAAGCCTTTGCCGGAGCATTGCCGGAACGTTTCTTTGACGTGGGAATTGCCGAACCTCACGGCGTCACCTTCGCCGCGGGCCTGGCCGTGGAGGGTATTATCCCCGTGGTGGCCATCTATTCCACCTTTCTGCAGCGCGCCTACGACCAGGTTCTTCATGACGTCTGCCTTCAGAAGCTTCCCGTTGTCTTTGCCCTCGATCGGGGCGGTATTGTCGGAGACGACGGCGCGACACATCAGGGAGTTTTTGATCTGTCCAGTCTACGTTCCATCCCCAACATCGTCGTCATGGCTCCCAAGGACGAAAACGAACTGCAGCACATGATGAAAACCGCCATCGAATTAGGGGGACCCGTTTCAATCCGTTATCCCCGCGGCAAAGGGGAGGGAGTTCCTCTGGACGAGGACCTGAAAACCCTCGAGATAGGCCGCGGTGAGCTTCTTCGGCGGGGAAAGGACGCCGCTATCGTCGCCATCGGCTCCACCGTTTACCCGTCGCTGGAAGCGGCGTGGCTGCTCGCGGAGCGGGGCATCGACGTGAGTGTCGTCAACAGCCGCTTTGTGAAACCCCTCGATGAGAAGCTTGTCTGCGAGGTTGCCGCCGATACGGGAAGGGTGGTCACTGTTGAAGAGAATGTTCTCATGGGCGGATTCGGCAGTGCCGTCCTGGAACTTTACCAGGAACGGGGCTGTATGCCCGCGGTCATGAAGCGGCTTGGCATACCTGATCGATTCATCGAGCATGGTACACAGAAGGAGTTGAGAGAACGGTGCGGTATCGATGCCGGGGGAATCGCCGCTGCCGTTGAAGCCATGATGGATCGGACGGTTACGTGACAGCCGCGAAGGACAATGACAAGGTCGCGGGACGCTCCAGACTTGACAAGGCAATGGTCGACCGGGGGCTGGCCTCGTCGCGTGAACGGGCGAGGGCGCTGATATTGTCCGGGTCGGTCATCGTTGATGACACGGTTATGGACAAGGCGGGAGACCTGGTCCGTCCCGATGCGGCTATTCGCATACGGGGACATGACAATCCCTACGTGAGCCGGGGAGGGTTGAAGCTCAAGCACGCCCTGGACGCCTTCGGCATTGATGTCCATGACAAGGTGGCCCTTGACGTCGGGGCCTCGACGGGAGGATTTACCGATTGCCTTCTCCAGGAAGGCGCCCGCCGCGTCTATGCCCTCGATGTGGGATATGGCCAGGTCGCGTGGAAGCTGAGGGTCGACAACCGGGTCGTTCTGTTCGAGAGGACCAACATCCGCACCTTCGACGTGACCCGTATCCCCGATACCATTGACATCACCACTGTCG
This genomic interval from Syntrophales bacterium contains the following:
- a CDS encoding polyprenyl synthetase family protein, which produces MTETEQERLQGYLEDRKTMVDRALDRYLPAAGSYPPVIFEASRYSLFAGGKRIRPILCIAAAEALGGRIDAVLPAACALEMIHTYSLIHDDLPAMDDDALRRGKPTNHMVYGEGIAVLAGDALLTDAFRLIADEGAVSGADPGDLLSVINEIARAAGYFGMIGGQAVDLDSEGKGVDYETLQYIHRHKTAALITVSLRAGGILAGGTPRKLSALTAYGENIGLLFQIVDDILNVEGDAVLMGKETGSDRKRGKATYPSIVGMEPARRKAAELVVSALASLTSFDDRAEPLRLIARHMMERKT
- a CDS encoding TlyA family RNA methyltransferase, producing the protein MTAAKDNDKVAGRSRLDKAMVDRGLASSRERARALILSGSVIVDDTVMDKAGDLVRPDAAIRIRGHDNPYVSRGGLKLKHALDAFGIDVHDKVALDVGASTGGFTDCLLQEGARRVYALDVGYGQVAWKLRVDNRVVLFERTNIRTFDVTRIPDTIDITTVDVSFISLKLVLPVLFPGLPRGALVLALIKPQFEAGRPDVGKGGVIRNPEVQMRVVREIREYAGNVGFLVKGSCESPLRGPAGNREFFLCAGRP
- the dxs gene encoding 1-deoxy-D-xylulose-5-phosphate synthase, which encodes MTEKTFSILEKIETPEDIRKLKIEDIAFLAEDIRRLIIGTVASNGGHLAPSLGAVELTLALHYVFDTPKDRIIWDVGHQSYAHKIITGRKNEFSTLRKLGGIAPFPKRDESPYDVFGVGHSSTSISAGSGIVEARGLTGKDFKVVCVIGDGSMTAGLAFEGLNWAGDREQDLIIVLNDNEMSISPNVGALSSYLNRIMTGQHVVKLRAGILSFLKTIPGIGEQMVRITKQAEESLKAFIVPGVLFEEMGFQYVGPLEGHRVDHLIKNFVNIKTLKGPVLVHVVTRKGKGYAPAEAEPSRFHGVGPFDVATGEPLPGPSGPPAYTDIFGRTMVRLARENPKIVAITAAMSQGTGLEAFAGALPERFFDVGIAEPHGVTFAAGLAVEGIIPVVAIYSTFLQRAYDQVLHDVCLQKLPVVFALDRGGIVGDDGATHQGVFDLSSLRSIPNIVVMAPKDENELQHMMKTAIELGGPVSIRYPRGKGEGVPLDEDLKTLEIGRGELLRRGKDAAIVAIGSTVYPSLEAAWLLAERGIDVSVVNSRFVKPLDEKLVCEVAADTGRVVTVEENVLMGGFGSAVLELYQERGCMPAVMKRLGIPDRFIEHGTQKELRERCGIDAGGIAAAVEAMMDRTVT